In Dehalococcoidia bacterium, one DNA window encodes the following:
- a CDS encoding putative quinol monooxygenase, with the protein MITVTAKLHVSEGKADDFVAAAKKMVAAVKANEAGRTLSYDLYRSKSDPNTFLFIESYADDEALAAHRTTPHMADFAASLQGLLAARTEIERFEPV; encoded by the coding sequence GTGATCACGGTTACCGCAAAGCTGCACGTTAGCGAGGGCAAGGCCGATGACTTCGTCGCCGCGGCGAAGAAGATGGTCGCCGCCGTAAAGGCGAACGAGGCCGGTAGGACCCTTTCGTACGACCTGTACAGGTCCAAGTCCGACCCCAACACTTTCCTGTTCATCGAGTCCTACGCCGATGACGAAGCCCTCGCCGCGCACAGGACGACGCCGCACATGGCCGACTTTGCCGCCTCGTTGCAGGGCCTCCTCGCCGCGCGCACCGAGATCG
- a CDS encoding CvpA family protein — MNWVDAVILATLAWFGYAAFNAGLIREVITILGAIFAVVLAGLFYKELAKDVDVAVKDLETSRIIAFAVIFGATVLASQLIAMFLRQAATLLFLGIFDSLGGAVFGLLKAFVFIEIALIFAVTFESLNLVDDVKGSTLAPFFLDVLPVLTRVLPDEFEIAVEEF, encoded by the coding sequence TTGAATTGGGTTGATGCGGTAATCCTCGCCACCCTCGCCTGGTTTGGCTACGCTGCCTTCAACGCCGGGCTGATCCGTGAAGTCATCACGATCCTGGGTGCGATCTTTGCCGTCGTCCTGGCCGGGCTCTTCTACAAGGAACTGGCGAAGGACGTTGACGTAGCGGTCAAGGACCTCGAGACCTCGCGCATCATAGCCTTTGCGGTCATCTTCGGGGCAACGGTGCTCGCCAGCCAGTTGATCGCCATGTTCCTGCGCCAGGCTGCGACCCTGTTGTTCCTCGGGATTTTCGACTCCCTGGGCGGAGCGGTCTTCGGCCTCTTGAAGGCCTTCGTGTTCATCGAGATCGCCCTGATCTTCGCCGTGACCTTCGAGAGCCTGAACCTGGTCGACGACGTCAAGGGGTCGACGCTTGCGCCCTTCTTCCTGGACGTCCTGCCCGTCCTGACACGGGTCCTGCCGGACGAATTCGAGATCGCGGTCGAAGAGTTCTAG